A window of Nicotiana tabacum cultivar K326 chromosome 24, ASM71507v2, whole genome shotgun sequence contains these coding sequences:
- the LOC107802219 gene encoding uncharacterized protein LOC107802219 yields the protein MEEYSKECEFWLPPQFLTDDDILLGFKTNSKGEENDRKSYFGCDFKNEFSYMLGPPSDLSSPVESVVGSTETESSDEEDYITELTRQMAHSTLENHKVQGLSSSPQSTLYGVLGSKQQGSRIVTPNYPSQSRNGVVDLLYEAVGEVARMKMMEKEAELCRHKSGIWAPPRKASPVPVDPKNSKPNLGSFYSNQPPQSYQQLQMAQFQRLKQQQIMQQGKRVLSHEKEGFWNQQQLNQGRGQNGAGRSVSAWPTLQQSHHQQQQTQPGSSMRAVFIGNTGPKRECAGTGVFIPKRPGLQTETRKKTGCSTVLMPERVVQALNLNLDEMDSRLLPQVQPRCNNGGVLKYHNNLVDQQRRSLRTQPAVTSQEIILPQEWTY from the exons ATGGAGGAATACTCAAAggagtgtgagttttggcttccGCCGCAGTTTCTAACTGATGATGACATTCTTTTAGGGTTTAAGACTAACAGCAAAGGAGAGGAAAATGACAGGAAGAGTTACTTTGGGTGTGATTTTAAGAACGAGTTCTCATACATGTTGGGTCCGCCCTCGGATCTGAGTTCGCCGGTGGAGTCAGTTGTCGGCTCAACGGAGACagagagtagtgatgaggaagatTATATCACTGAGTTAACTCGCCAAATGGCTCACTCCACTCTTGAAAACCACAAG GTTCAGGGTTTGTCAAGTTCGCCTCAGTCAACGTTATATGGTGTTCTCGGGTCCAAACAGCAGGGCTCAAGAATTGTAACCCCAAATTACCCTTCTCAGAGTAGAAATGGGGTTGTGGATTTGCTTTATGAAGCAGTGGGCGAAGTTGCAAGAATGAAGATGATGGAGAAAGAGGCTGAACTCTGTCGTCATAAAAGTGGAATATGGGCTCCGCCAAGAAAGGCAAGTCCAGTTCCTGTAGACCCAAAAAACTCCAAACCAAATCTTGGCTCATTTTACTCTAATCAGCCACCACAGTCTTACCAGCAGTTACAAATGGCTCAA TTTCAACGGTTGAAGCAACAGCAGATAATGCAACAAGGGAAACGAGTATTGAGTCATGAAAAAGAGGGATTTTGGAACCAGCAGCAGTTGAATCAGGGGAGAGGCCAAAATGGAGCTGGTAGGTCAGTTTCTGCTTGGCCGACTCTGCAACAATCTCACCATCAGCAGCAGCAGACTCAGCCTGGCTCAAGCATGCGAGCTGTATTCATAGGAAATACTGGACCCAAACGGGAGTGTGCTGGAACTGGGGTTTTTATTCCCAAAAGACCTGGACTACAAACTGAAACCAGAAAGAAGACAG GTTGTTCGACTGTTTTAATGCCAGAAAGAGTGGTCCAAGCTCTGAATCTGAATTTGGATGAAATGGACTCTCGGCTGCTGCCTCAGGTTCAGCCTAGGTGTAATAATG GTGGTGTTTTGAAGTACCATAATAATTTGGTGGATCAACAAAGACGCAGTTTGAGAACTCAGCCGGCGGTTACATCCCAAGAGATAATACTTCCTCAGGAGTGGACTTACTGA
- the LOC107802213 gene encoding uncharacterized protein LOC107802213, translating into MYALGLIFVFVLAILVEFFANLKLVKPGSNRAAAVFFQAGVQAIRAGFAYLVMLAVMSYNGGVFIAAILGHAVGYRQFPGLPDSETKWCFCFLVSLLFLLALMSEFCSLYPFTMKKEERSGLKVLLQETGFHGLRMFMTYLVIIFIITTDFRFFLVAVSGHATGRFVCKVYQYHIDQAMSIDPPSDLVIKV; encoded by the exons ATGTACGCGTTGGGTTTGATCTTTGTCTTTGTTTTGGCTATTCTTGTTGAGTTCTTCGCAAATCTTAAGTTGGTAAAACCTGGATCAAACCGGGCTGCAGCGGTTTTCTTCCAGGCCGGGGTCCAAGCAATTCGAGCCGGTTTTGCTTATTTGGTAATGCTGGCTGTTATGTCCTATAATGGAGGAGTTTTCATTGCAGCCATTTTGGGCCATGCAGTTGGTTAC AGACAATTCCCAGGATTGCCTGATTCTGAAACTAAATGGTGCTTCTGCTTTCTTGTTTCTCTGCTTTTCTTGCTTGCATTAATGTCTGAATTCTGTTCTTTATACCCTTTTACTatgaagaaagaagagagatcaGGCCTAAAAGTCTTATTACAAGAAACTGGATTTCATGGACTTAGAATGTTTATGACTTACTTGGTCATCATCTTCATTATTACCACAGATTTTAGGTTTTTCCTGGTCGCTGTTTCAGGCCACGCAACAGGAAGATTTGTTTGTAAGGTATACCAATATCATATTGATCAAGCAATGAGTATTGATCCACCATCCGATTTAGTAATCAAAGTGTGA